The genomic interval CCAGATTAAGTTTCTTTGTCCAATTCGGTTAGGGGGCTAAATAGATATCACCAAATTGCTTATAAAACAAATCGTCCAATCCTATTCTTTACATCTATTAAGTCTTCGCTTTTATCTTCTCCAAGCAGTTCCTTTAGTGATTGATACATTGCATACGCATCATCAAATTTTTCGTTTTTATCTCTATACTCCATGTTTAGTATCTTTTCTATTAAATCATATTTACTTTTACTATATCCATCTTCTCTAAAAACAGCCCATCCAAAATCAAACAAAAGTAATCTGTTATCGTCTGTAAGCATTAGATTTTCAGGTCTAATATCTCTATGCACAATCCCATTTTCATGAAGCGTATCTAGTATCTGGCATGACTCATTCAGCACTAATTTCAACTCTTCATTTTTAAGTGTTCTGCTACTCCTTTTTGTTTCTATGAATTCGGTTGCTATATACGGAATTCCTTTGAGTGAAAAAGACACAATCTTGGGGATCCACCAATTAATACTGGGGTACTTTCTAAGTTTTGCTTCTGTTGCTATAGTGTTGTATTCACCGATGCAGACCTTGATGAATACTTTTTTTCCTTCTTTTAGACCAGTAAAATAGTTAAATCCACTGTGCCAAAAGATGAACTTGAATGGGATAACTTTATCAATTCCATCATCTCTTAATTCTGCTTTTAATCTTCCGTAATGTGTTAAGAGCCAGATAGTATCCGCGATTAAGAAGCGAATGAATCTTTTTAGAGTATTTATTTTCTTTTTTTTCATCGTATTTTCTCCAATACTTAACTTTCTTCAATGTACAGTATATTCTTCTTCCAAATGGTACTTTTATATATTTAAAGTACACAGGGTTTATATACACGCTTTTATCTATAGGCATAGTATAATAATAGCCTTTTTTATTCATGTAATTGTGGAGTATTGTTCTTAATTTATTTTCTGACGTTTCAGAAAACATAAGCATCATGTCGTTCAAATATCCATTGCTAATGAATGGTTTATGAACTAGTGCATGGTATAATAATGAATACATTTTATCTTCATCATTTGGTATATAGAAATAACTGTTCTCGGCTAATCTTCTATTTTCAATTATATGATGTTCCCATTCAGAACAATAGTAGCCATCATCACAGTATCTAATATCAATAAGTTCAGTGTTGCCATCTACAATAGTCGAAATCAACACTCGATCTTTTCCTAAATACTCTTTAGAGCCCCCAATCAGAGTGTTGGCAATTTGTCTGTCGAGTACTAAAATGTCAGTATCACCATGTTCGCTTTTCTTCTTACTAAGCAATGTTTCATAATTCCTTAGCACTACATATTTCGTACCCTTGCCAAGAATATCGAATAGTTCTTCCCACGATACCCAACCACACACACCACTAATATTTCTCCGAATAGTCTCGATTGGAACAGCTTGTACATTACTGTTTTCTTTGTTTACATATTCATTTATACATTTGCCAAATAGGCTGATGCTATTGGTATTAGCTTCCTGTTGTGTATCGCTTGCATGAATAATATGCCCGCCGCCGGTTATTTTTCGAAGTGTAGACTTGAGATCAAATAGGTTAGTATTCACAATACGTTCACCAGATGTAGTATTTCTTGCTTCGTATTTTGGTGCATCATCTCTCACTATGAACAATATAAAATAACCGGATCCACAATGTTCCACTTTATATTGTATGTTTTCTAACTTTTCTCCATAGAAGGCAGCAAAATTTTTGCTTGCATTTTTTTCGTCCCATAGATACTCTATTTTTTTAAGAATAATCAGTTTTTTACTAATCGTTTTTTCAATTTCACAAACTTTTTCAAGAGCATTGTGCCAAACAATAATTATATGTAGTTCAACATTCATTTCTCATACACCTCACATAGAAATCGGATATTTTTAATCCCACAGTACCTTTTGCAAAGATAAACGTATATACATTTTTATAAAACAGAACAAATACACTGCTAATCGCTGATCCATAGACTCCAAACAATTTTACTAATATAATATTCAATACTATTGTTAATGCAGCTGTTGTTACTACAATTTGCCTATACTTCTTTGTGTAACCGGTCATGATTAAGAAGTAAGAGCATGGGCCTGTTGCGATCGTTATTACTTGTCCAATCGCAAGAACCATCGCGAGATTTACACTACCATCATACTCGATACCAAATATCGTAGGAATGAACATTGAAAATACAATAGCCGCAACATAATACACAAGACTTATAGGCATCATAACTCTTGTATATTTAACTAATATATTTCTTAATCCTTGCTTGTTGTTTGTAAAGGATAGTTCTGCGATTTTATACCCTATCACAACATTCACTGTTGTAAGAATTATGCTGCCAAATGAAACCACTTTATTGGCAATGCTATAAATGGCTACATCAGTTGATGAAAGCATATTTCCTATTACGAGAGTATCAAAAACATTCAAAACTACATTTGACACACCAACAGCTGTAAGTTGCCAATTTTCATTCAAATAGTCACGACATAAATCTTTGTATTCCTCAGTTTTTTTTATGGTTTTTGACAATGAAAATATTCTTAGTCCAACCTTCTTGATTTGACTTAAGTTAATAATTATTATTAAAATAAATGCTATAACATTTGAAATGCCAAACAAGACTAACATTTCATTAATTGCTATATTTGAATTCAATGCAAGAAAACAAATGAAGACAGCATTAACTAAAATATTAATTGCAAGAATACTTTGATTAGGTTTTTTTAATGCTTTAAGAAGTTCAGCTAATGTCATAATTGCAGTATAAGGAAGGATTCCTATGGCCGAAATTATAATAGCCATTACATATTCTGCACTGCCACCCAGATATTTAGATAGCCACGGAGAAGCTATTGCTATTGTTAGACTAACAAGTAATAAATTGGCTAATAAAATATAAACTGTCAAAGAAAGCAAAGTGTTCCCAGTATCAGATTCTTCAGACTTGTTTACACCATAGAGTGGTGTTAATCGATGAACAATAACATAACTAAGTCCCATAAATGCAATAGATGCCACTAATGTCATAAAATTATAGAATATAAAATATTCTCCAGTTAACTCAGGTCCATATTTACGAGCTAGTACTATATTTAGTACAAAACTTAGTAGAACTCCACTCCCTCTAAAAAATAGTGCAAGAATAAAATCTATTTGCAAATATTTTTTTATGTTGTATTTCATAAGCAATCCTCAATTAAAACCTAATTTCTTTTATAGCGAATACCTGTCAGTAAATAAAGGACAATGCAATGAAGTATAACATTGTAAGCAGAAAATAAAATTGGGTTACCAATTGCAACAAAAAAGTAACCACAAGACCCAATTGCCAACATGTTTCTTAAGCCATTCTCATTAGTTTTTCCAAGATAACGCATAGGAATAATTAGCGTTTTTGCAAATACATATAGTATACCAGCTGACAATATCCCATATTTGTCTATGATATTTAAATATGACACCTCTATCCCATATCCCGAATATGTTTTCCCCAATATTGAATACTCATAAACAGCACCTATTCCATTCCCCAGTATTTTAAATCGATCAAATACTATGTTTATCTGATAATATCTTTTTTCATTTCCTGCATCATTCAACGAAAAAATATTTGCTATTGACTGACTAGAAGTAAAATCAAGAATAATTATTGTTGCTATTGCTGCTATAAAACACAAAGTTCCGAGGAGTTTAGCCGTTTTACTGTAGCCAGCATTAAAAAATAGAGCATAGTATATGCTTATCCCCAGGACAATAACATATCCCAATTTATACCCCCCCATATTGTTTGTTGCTAACAAAACCCATGAGGCTAACAAAAAAAGTATACTTAATGTTAGTTTTTTCCATATGCTATTATTTAGCACGAAAATTCCCCATATACTTGTTGTTAGAAGGATAAATGCAAGTGGTTCAACCGAGGTTATTACACTTTTTGTATGAACATTATATGTAACATTACTAAACGGCCAAAAGGCATTGTTCGCAATAGTAAGTAGATAAGCACATGCTGTAAACAACGTTGCAAGAACTGATGCTTTAATAATGCTTGAAATAATTGCATCCTTATCAATTTTTTTATATAAAAAAACATAATATAGTAAATAACATAATGTACCAGCAAAATTTTGAACTATATTCTCTATTTGATTTCCTCTGAGAAGTCCAACTATAATACCGAACCACCATGTACACAACAAAACAGCCGGATAATACTTTATTATCCATTCTTTACTGTTCTGCCTATCTGCGTTTTGAACATATTTTAATGATTTATAAGAATTCGTATAAAAAAGGGCCATAAAGAACAATAATATGAATGCATAATAATAAAAATATTGATTATTAGTCAATGGAATTGCTAATATTAAAAATAAAATAAAATAAAATATAAGATTTTTTTTTATCGTCATTCTCATTTATAAAACCCTTTATTTCTTAATAGCCTTGAAATAATGCATATAAATAGTATTAACCTATTTAATACAATCACAAATAGTCTATTTCTATTCTTTGGAGTAGCATTTCCTCCATGCATTCGATGATAAATGCAAACATCATCAACGAGTACCACTTTCCCCTTTATTCCAACCATAATTGCAGCAAAAATATCATGTGGAAAATCATTGGTAATATCTGGGAATGGTAAAATGTAGCTCATTGCTTCTCTTCGAAAGCACATACAACATCCTAAAAACCGTCCCTTTATAAAATTCTTGAATGGAGATTTTGAAGAATTAGTAAATACAAATAATGTTTCTTCATATAGTTCAAGATTCTCATTGGCAAATCTTCCATCATGTATAACTAAATCAGCTGAAGTTCGTTCCATTTCTTCAACAACTCTGTTTATTTTATCATTTAACCAGATATCATCTTGATCAGAAAGAAAAATGTATTTACCTCTTGTGTGACTCACTGCGTTAGTAAAGTTTCCACTTACTCCGGGTTTGTATATATTTAGCACTGTTTTAATTCTACAGTCCTTTTCTTCATAACTTTTAATAATATCTAAAGTATGGTCCGTTGATTTGTCATAGGAAATGATCAATTCATCACTAGGTCCAAGCAAGCTAATAATTGAGTTAATTTGTTCTCTGATGTATTTTTCTCCGTTATATACTGCCATTGCTACAGATGCTCTTACTTCGTTCATTTTATATCTCCATCCATTTTCAATTAATATACATAGTAATGTTTTATTTCTTGTTCTTGTTCCTTACTAATCCCTTAACTTTAAGCAAAGTAAAATAAGCTTTTTTTGCCATATTTCTTAATGGCAACAAGATGGGGTACTTTGTAAATATTAATTTTGCATATACTTCTTCATGTGGACCAAATTTTCTTTTATAATCTCTAACCCCAACCATATCAAAAGTCGAGCATCCTCGATCTCTCCAATACTTAATAGCCGTCCAAATCATGTACTCATTTGGTCTATAGTGTTGTCCCGAGCGGTAACTCGCTCCTCCCCAAAAATAGAATTTATTATTATAGCCAAAAAAAATTGAAGTTGCAATACTATTTCCTTCTTGATCCCTAACTCGTATACATAAAACATTGTCAGTATCTT from Methanofastidiosum sp. carries:
- a CDS encoding glycosyltransferase, coding for MNEVRASVAMAVYNGEKYIREQINSIISLLGPSDELIISYDKSTDHTLDIIKSYEEKDCRIKTVLNIYKPGVSGNFTNAVSHTRGKYIFLSDQDDIWLNDKINRVVEEMERTSADLVIHDGRFANENLELYEETLFVFTNSSKSPFKNFIKGRFLGCCMCFRREAMSYILPFPDITNDFPHDIFAAIMVGIKGKVVLVDDVCIYHRMHGGNATPKNRNRLFVIVLNRLILFICIISRLLRNKGFYK
- a CDS encoding protein kinase, which encodes MKKKKINTLKRFIRFLIADTIWLLTHYGRLKAELRDDGIDKVIPFKFIFWHSGFNYFTGLKEGKKVFIKVCIGEYNTIATEAKLRKYPSINWWIPKIVSFSLKGIPYIATEFIETKRSSRTLKNEELKLVLNESCQILDTLHENGIVHRDIRPENLMLTDDNRLLLFDFGWAVFREDGYSKSKYDLIEKILNMEYRDKNEKFDDAYAMYQSLKELLGEDKSEDLIDVKNRIGRFVL
- a CDS encoding oligosaccharide flippase family protein: MKYNIKKYLQIDFILALFFRGSGVLLSFVLNIVLARKYGPELTGEYFIFYNFMTLVASIAFMGLSYVIVHRLTPLYGVNKSEESDTGNTLLSLTVYILLANLLLVSLTIAIASPWLSKYLGGSAEYVMAIIISAIGILPYTAIMTLAELLKALKKPNQSILAINILVNAVFICFLALNSNIAINEMLVLFGISNVIAFILIIIINLSQIKKVGLRIFSLSKTIKKTEEYKDLCRDYLNENWQLTAVGVSNVVLNVFDTLVIGNMLSSTDVAIYSIANKVVSFGSIILTTVNVVIGYKIAELSFTNNKQGLRNILVKYTRVMMPISLVYYVAAIVFSMFIPTIFGIEYDGSVNLAMVLAIGQVITIATGPCSYFLIMTGYTKKYRQIVVTTAALTIVLNIILVKLFGVYGSAISSVFVLFYKNVYTFIFAKGTVGLKISDFYVRCMRNEC